One Pseudomonadota bacterium genomic region harbors:
- the ubiE gene encoding bifunctional demethylmenaquinone methyltransferase/2-methoxy-6-polyprenyl-1,4-benzoquinol methylase UbiE has product MKSPEEKKKFVREKFSSISKKYDFLNSVLSFQIDRYWRWVTTKLLKEFPDGEVLDLCAGTLPLSLELTRQAKGRRVVAMDFCEDMLRAGIRTMPQDSRRNRIFPVCGDGEELPAKSESFWGITVAFGVRNLSQTQKGLNEMYRVLKPTGKLLILEFSRPKNCIIKPLYNFYLNNVLPKIAGLVSGDHEAYEYLASSIAAFYEPEELMGMMKKSGFAEVYTRPLTFGVVTIYVGVK; this is encoded by the coding sequence ATGAAAAGTCCTGAAGAAAAAAAGAAATTTGTCCGGGAGAAATTTTCTTCCATCAGTAAAAAATATGATTTTTTGAACTCGGTGCTGAGTTTTCAGATCGACCGTTACTGGCGTTGGGTGACCACCAAGTTGCTGAAAGAATTTCCCGATGGTGAGGTTCTTGATCTTTGCGCCGGAACCTTGCCGCTGTCCCTTGAATTAACCCGGCAGGCAAAGGGGCGTCGTGTGGTGGCAATGGATTTTTGTGAAGATATGCTTCGTGCCGGAATCAGGACAATGCCTCAAGACTCGCGGCGCAACAGGATCTTTCCAGTATGCGGTGACGGCGAAGAGCTGCCGGCAAAGAGTGAAAGCTTCTGGGGAATCACCGTGGCCTTTGGCGTGAGAAATCTTTCCCAGACCCAGAAAGGCTTAAACGAAATGTATCGTGTGCTAAAGCCAACGGGTAAATTGCTTATCTTAGAGTTTTCCCGCCCGAAAAATTGCATTATCAAGCCTTTGTATAATTTTTATCTGAATAACGTTCTCCCCAAAATAGCCGGGCTGGTATCCGGAGACCATGAGGCCTACGAGTATCTGGCAAGTTCCATTGCCGCCTTTTACGAGCCGGAGGAATTAATGGGGATGATGAAAAAGTCCGGATTTGCAGAAGTGTATACCCGGCCCCTCACCTTCGGGGTGGTAACCATTTATGTTGGGGTGAAATAA
- the mqnC gene encoding dehypoxanthine futalosine cyclase produces the protein MTIQQIINTVQDGQRLTVEDALVLARDADFYQLGFLADSIRKKLHPEPIVTYVIDRNINYTDICISACKFCAFFKAPDDPQGSVLTFAELGEKIEETKALHGTQILLQGGLHPDKPLEFYEDMLKFIKGYDIHIHGFSPPEVCHFAELSGLPVKDVLVRLMKAGLDSIPGGGAEILSDRPRKETSPRKCSADQWIGVMEEAHNLGMRTTATMMFGHIETMEERLEHLTRIRDLQDRTGGFTAFIPWPFQPANTVLDHLPTATGMTYLRTLALSRIFLDNVPNIQASWVTQGPKIAQVSLFFGANDFGSTMIEENVVAATGVSFRLTEQEIRKLVETAGFEPRQRCMDYTLIG, from the coding sequence ATGACCATACAACAAATAATTAATACGGTTCAAGATGGCCAGCGTTTGACTGTTGAAGATGCGCTTGTGCTTGCCCGGGATGCTGATTTTTATCAACTGGGTTTTCTGGCGGATTCCATCCGAAAAAAGCTGCATCCCGAGCCCATTGTCACCTATGTCATCGATCGAAATATCAATTACACTGATATCTGTATATCGGCCTGTAAATTCTGTGCGTTCTTCAAGGCCCCGGATGATCCGCAAGGGTCGGTCCTGACCTTTGCAGAACTTGGTGAAAAAATTGAAGAAACCAAGGCATTACACGGTACCCAGATTCTTCTCCAGGGTGGCCTGCATCCTGATAAGCCCTTAGAATTTTATGAAGACATGCTCAAATTTATCAAAGGCTATGATATTCATATCCATGGTTTTTCACCTCCTGAAGTCTGCCATTTTGCCGAGCTTTCCGGATTGCCAGTAAAGGACGTCCTGGTAAGACTCATGAAGGCAGGGCTTGATTCCATCCCCGGCGGCGGGGCGGAAATACTGTCTGATCGGCCGCGCAAGGAGACTTCGCCCCGAAAATGCTCGGCCGATCAGTGGATCGGAGTCATGGAAGAGGCTCATAATCTGGGCATGCGAACCACTGCAACCATGATGTTCGGCCATATCGAAACCATGGAAGAACGCCTGGAGCACCTGACTCGAATCCGTGATCTTCAGGACCGGACCGGCGGCTTCACCGCCTTTATCCCATGGCCGTTCCAGCCGGCCAATACCGTGCTTGATCATCTCCCCACCGCAACCGGCATGACCTATCTCCGAACTCTTGCCCTGTCTCGTATATTCCTTGATAATGTTCCGAATATTCAGGCCTCCTGGGTTACCCAGGGCCCAAAAATCGCCCAGGTCTCATTGTTTTTCGGCGCCAATGATTTCGGCAGCACAATGATCGAAGAAAATGTAGTTGCAGCAACCGGTGTGAGTTTCAGACTGACAGAACAGGAAATACGAAAACTTGTTGAGACCGCAGGCTTTGAACCCAGGCAGCGATGCATGGATTACACCTTAATCGGCTAA
- a CDS encoding UbiX family flavin prenyltransferase, whose amino-acid sequence MKKVILAITGASGSLYAVEFIDLVKDCKVEIHGIISDSGRQVLKLELGKDVDSLGPVFRWYDINDFAAPMSSGSARFDAMIVLPCTMGTLAAIANGISGNLIHRAADVCLKEKRPLILAVRETPLNRTHLQNMLKAHDAGAMICPPMPSFYHKPQSIQEMARAFAGRLADQLGIDVQGVKRWGDEDSAE is encoded by the coding sequence ATGAAAAAGGTGATTCTGGCGATTACCGGTGCAAGCGGCAGTCTGTATGCCGTTGAATTCATCGACCTTGTCAAGGATTGTAAGGTGGAGATTCACGGGATCATTTCCGACTCCGGAAGACAGGTGCTCAAACTGGAGCTGGGCAAAGATGTTGATTCCTTAGGCCCGGTTTTTCGATGGTATGATATCAATGATTTTGCCGCCCCCATGTCCAGCGGTTCAGCCAGGTTTGACGCCATGATTGTCCTGCCCTGTACCATGGGAACCCTTGCCGCCATTGCCAACGGTATTTCAGGAAATCTCATTCATCGGGCTGCGGATGTCTGCCTCAAGGAAAAACGGCCCCTTATTCTTGCGGTGCGCGAAACGCCTTTAAACAGGACGCATCTGCAAAACATGCTCAAAGCCCATGATGCCGGGGCAATGATTTGTCCGCCGATGCCGTCGTTCTATCATAAACCCCAGTCAATTCAAGAAATGGCCCGTGCCTTTGCCGGCCGCCTGGCTGACCAGCTGGGCATTGATGTGCAGGGAGTAAAACGCTGGGGGGATGAGGATAGTGCTGAGTGA
- a CDS encoding amidohydrolase family protein, whose product MKVLYRAQWLATMADHKPLIENGGVVCENGLIIAAGEVADLAVYDKVIECDGILTPGLINAHVHLELSHLAELGWEDDTRKRFADIVEWIRKLISIRNLEWSEDVIKTASCQAAAALYDSGCIAAADIGNLLESYLYACNARTDTRFFLELIGLSREAQEKAFQQMYALTDEINCTAHAPYSASPELIIGLKKRAIARRHIYPIHVAESLEETEFLNDGSGSIRRFLEDVGAWDGTFVPPGCSPVRYLEKLGILDKGTLCVHGVQVGQQEIEILAKYQTRVCLCPASNRYLGVGKAPATKYIDAGILPALGTDSLASNQELSIWREMRMLKEDHSGLDPQIIFAMATQGGAYSMGLDRIYGSLEAGKNAALLCVQSPGLRRHDVFEFLVSAAETAQVKWLEGRTAP is encoded by the coding sequence ATGAAAGTTCTTTATCGCGCCCAGTGGCTGGCAACCATGGCTGATCATAAGCCATTGATTGAAAACGGCGGTGTGGTTTGTGAAAACGGCCTGATTATTGCCGCAGGCGAGGTTGCTGATCTCGCGGTCTACGACAAGGTCATAGAATGCGACGGTATCCTGACTCCCGGTCTGATCAATGCCCATGTGCATCTCGAGCTTTCCCATCTTGCTGAATTGGGCTGGGAAGATGATACCCGGAAGCGATTTGCCGATATTGTCGAATGGATTCGAAAATTGATCAGCATCAGGAATCTGGAATGGTCCGAGGATGTGATCAAAACTGCGTCCTGCCAGGCCGCAGCCGCTCTTTATGATTCAGGATGCATTGCTGCAGCTGACATTGGTAATCTCCTTGAAAGCTATTTGTATGCCTGTAATGCCAGGACTGATACCCGATTTTTTCTGGAATTGATCGGCCTTTCAAGAGAAGCACAGGAAAAAGCCTTCCAGCAGATGTACGCCTTGACCGATGAAATAAACTGCACCGCCCATGCCCCTTATTCGGCAAGCCCTGAATTGATTATTGGGTTGAAAAAGCGCGCCATTGCCCGGCGGCATATATATCCCATCCATGTGGCGGAATCCCTTGAAGAGACAGAGTTTTTAAATGATGGCAGCGGCAGCATCAGAAGATTTCTTGAAGACGTCGGTGCCTGGGACGGTACTTTTGTGCCCCCCGGTTGCAGTCCGGTCCGCTATCTTGAAAAATTGGGCATACTGGATAAAGGGACGCTCTGTGTTCATGGGGTGCAGGTTGGTCAACAGGAAATAGAAATTCTTGCAAAATACCAGACGCGGGTCTGCCTCTGCCCGGCAAGCAACCGGTATCTTGGGGTGGGAAAAGCTCCGGCGACAAAATATATAGATGCGGGGATACTCCCGGCTTTAGGCACTGACAGCCTTGCCAGTAATCAGGAATTGAGCATCTGGCGGGAGATGCGGATGCTTAAAGAGGATCATTCCGGACTTGATCCGCAGATTATATTTGCCATGGCCACGCAAGGCGGTGCCTATTCAATGGGACTTGACAGGATATACGGAAGTCTTGAGGCCGGTAAAAATGCGGCGCTATTATGTGTGCAAAGCCCTGGATTGCGTCGTCATGATGTGTTTGAATTTCTGGTTTCGGCAGCAGAAACCGCCCAAGTTAAGTGGCTTGAAGGGCGAACGGCACCCTGA
- a CDS encoding menaquinone biosynthesis protein — MNTPSAKIRARIGMVNFINTAPLYSVWIQTVNRPEWKVTEAPPTQLNRMLFEDELDLGFVSSHEYAIHPDQYKILSDLSISATGSVGSVFLFSKENPEKLTGKIVQLSAQSQTSVGLVKIILEEFYGQQPIYVMPSEATKNQISAAAGAFSPTAVLAIGDQALRMKQADEYPVQLDLGEIWKKHTGLPFVFAVWAVRRDFCRKDPDCVLEIHQELLRCVREGQQDIERISREAAPKIPMSASACLEYLKGLEYDLGPEKRRALELFFDYLIKRGEAQTHCLPITICG, encoded by the coding sequence ATGAATACTCCTTCTGCAAAAATACGCGCCAGGATCGGCATGGTGAATTTTATCAATACCGCGCCGCTGTATTCCGTCTGGATCCAGACCGTTAATAGACCGGAGTGGAAGGTCACCGAGGCTCCTCCCACCCAATTGAACCGCATGTTGTTTGAAGATGAACTTGATCTTGGTTTTGTCTCGTCACACGAATACGCAATTCATCCTGACCAGTATAAAATTTTAAGTGATCTTTCCATCAGCGCCACCGGTTCGGTGGGCAGCGTATTCCTTTTTTCAAAGGAAAATCCTGAAAAATTAACCGGAAAAATTGTTCAATTAAGTGCGCAATCCCAGACCTCGGTGGGGCTGGTGAAGATAATTCTTGAGGAATTTTATGGGCAGCAGCCAATCTATGTGATGCCTTCGGAAGCGACGAAGAATCAGATCTCCGCAGCTGCCGGAGCATTTTCTCCAACTGCGGTGCTGGCAATCGGCGATCAGGCGTTGAGGATGAAGCAGGCTGATGAATATCCGGTGCAGCTGGATTTAGGTGAAATATGGAAAAAACATACCGGGCTGCCCTTTGTTTTTGCGGTCTGGGCGGTGCGGAGGGATTTTTGCCGGAAGGATCCTGATTGTGTGTTGGAGATCCATCAGGAATTATTGCGCTGTGTCCGTGAAGGGCAGCAGGATATCGAGAGAATCAGCCGAGAGGCGGCGCCGAAAATTCCCATGTCAGCTTCTGCCTGTCTTGAATATTTAAAAGGTCTAGAATATGATCTCGGCCCGGAAAAACGCCGGGCCCTGGAACTGTTTTTTGATTATTTGATCAAGCGAGGCGAGGCGCAAACTCATTGCCTGCCTATAACAATTTGTGGATAA